One segment of Daphnia magna isolate NIES linkage group LG2, ASM2063170v1.1, whole genome shotgun sequence DNA contains the following:
- the LOC116917581 gene encoding cohesin subunit SA-1 isoform X1, producing the protein MLRRGGKRIRMDDPPEDYEPPFTPYSIQPQTPMDQQSSTFGGQYGQYNDNVSMHYDSGPNSNLDYDQNIGQVQQNMNAFHPSHLEEATTSSLPGGRGRMTRSSRGRRHTAITNPQRVISSPEDTPVPTPSPAPRRRGRPRKNPVLEHSSVDDESTLFSIIRSGKSSLQQIVDEWIEQYKADRDSGLRAIMQFFISASGCKGKITSQMQSSMEHAAIIRRMTEEFDEESGEYPMIMSGPQWKKFRSNFCDFVQTLVKQCQYSIIYDQYLMDNVISLLTGLSDSQVRAFRHTATLAGNFSYNIRLPDNVNFFFLFFFLYFTAMKLMTALVDVALTVSIHLDNTSRQYEAERQKTRDKRASDRLEALLAKHQELEENMDEIKNMLTYTFKSVFVHRYRDIVPEIRAICMAEIGIWMKRFPQNFLDDSYLKYIGWTLHDKVGDVRLKCLQALQPLYASEELKGKLELFTSKFKDRVVSMTLDKEYDVAVQAVRLIISIHKYHREILSDKDCEAVYELVFSSHRAVAQAAGEFLNERLFTLDDTTPPALRTHRGKKRLPNTPLIRDLVQFFIESELHEHGAYLVDSLIDSNEMMKDWECMTDLLMEDPGPDEESLDDRQETSLIELMTCCIKQAATGEPPVGRGPTRKITTAKETKQAQDDRVRLTEHYIQTLPLLLGKYIADPEKVANLLLIPQYFDMEIYTTSRQEKNLETLLRLMQNVVERHTETEVLENCAKTLEILCTEDHAIYSRCDVIRSTLVDRLVNKLREVFDEHETLIAGEEEPNEDEMFALVSSLKKVAIFWSCHNLGPWNLWDPLFNAVRDAKDGSRSMPPEAIKYCISACYSAILWELLQLENGSGRGTSAAQQQKQLRDHLDAYIPLMTELVITSNVALFREEAYISVCDLLISFCKQLEDNPLLRPLVYEPDRGLQQTLNDFIQTYVFVEDEDEEQDEHTKIEELHKRRSYLSSFCKLVVYNVLPIKTAADVFRHYVKYYNDYGDIIKTTLGKAREINKVSCARTMVLSLSMLFRELHRDAGSRIDRQSEEFVSVKELAKRFALSFGLDALKNREAITALHRDAILFATNPLENPNDPTGPPPNLAFLEIGAEFTNKLLKQDKRMVLQFLDRILTMGMPSSRGEEWQPLLLYRNSLVHGETDLPPQTARRAYGRRRREAGGDDGENVDDNDDAGSDQDFTGY; encoded by the exons ATGCTTCGTAGAGGAGGGAAAAGAATAAGGATGGATGATCCTCCTGAAGATTATGAACCACCTTTTACGCCTTACTCGATTCAACCACAAACCCCCATGGATCAGCAAag CAGCACATTTGGTGGGCAATATGGACAGTACAATGATAATGTTTCTATGCATTATGATTCTGGACCTAATTCCAACTTAGACTATGATCAAAATATTGGTCAAGTGCAACAGAATATGAATGCATTTCATCCAAGTCATCTGGAAGAAGCAACCACATCAAGTTTACCTGGTGGACGTGGACGCATGACTCGCAGTTCTCGAGGCAGAA gaCATACAGCTATTACAAACCCTCAGAGGGTAATATCTAGCCCAGAAGACACTCCTGTTCCAACTCCAAGTCCTGCCCCTCGACGAAGAGGACGCCCAAGGAAAAATCCTGTTTTGGAGCACTCGTCTGTTGACGATGAAAGTACCTTGTTCTCCATCATCAGATCTGGCAAAAGTTCTTTACAG CAAATTGTAGATGAGTGGATCGAGCAGTACAAAGCTGATCGCGACTCAGGTTTGCGTGCCATAATGCAGTTTTTTATCAGCGCTTCAGGTTGTAAAGGAAAAATAACCTCTCAAATGCAGAGTAGCATGGAACATGCGGCCATTATCCGCCGTATGACTGAAGAATTTGACGAG GAAAGTGGAGAATATCCAATGATTATGTCGGGTCCACAATGGAAGAAATTTCGGAGCAATTTCTGTGACTTTGTGCAAACGCTTGTGAAGCAGTGTCAATACTCCATCATATATGATCAATATCTGATGGACAATGTTATTTCACTCCTAACTGGCTTATCTGATTCGCAAGTTCGAGCATTTCGCCATACTGCTACTTTAGCTGGTAACTTCTCCTATAATATCCGTTTGCCCGACAacgtaaacttttttttcctttttttttttttatattttacagCGATGAAATTAATGACTGCGTTAGTTGATGTTGCCCTAACAGTGTCGATCCATCTTGATAACACTTCTCGTCAGTATGAAGCTGAACGACAGAAAACCCGAGATAAGCGAGCAAGTGATCGTTTGGAAGCCTTGCTCGCCAAGCATCAAGAACTCGAAGAAAATATGGACGAGATAAAGAACATGTTGACCTATACATTTAAGTCAGTTTTTGTCCATCGCTATCGCGACATTGTTCCAGAAATACGAGCCATTTGTATGGCAGAAATCGGCATATGGATGAAACGATTCCCACAAAATTTCCTTGATGATTCTTACCTTAAGTATATTGGGTGGACTTTACATGACAAAGTAGGGGATGTTCGCCTGAAATGTCTGCAGGCACTTCAACCACTCTATGCATCGGAAGAACTTAAAGGCAAGTTGGAATTGTTTACCAGCAAATTCAAG GACCGTGTCGTTTCAATGACATTAGACAAAGAGTATGACGTAGCAGTTCAAGCAGTTCGTTTAATTATCAGCATTCACAAGTATCATCGAGAAATATTGTCCGATAAGGACTGTGAAGCTGTTTACGAGCTGGTCTTCTCCTCTCACCGTGCTGTTGCGCAAGCTGCTGGCGAGTTTCTGAATGAGCGGCTTTTTACACTTGACGATACCACTCCTCCGGCTCTTCGCACTCATCGTGGAAAAAAGAGATTGCCTAACACACCTCTTATTCGCGATTTGGTTCAGTTTTTCATTGAATCGGAG TTGCATGAACATGGAGCATATTTGGTCGATTCCCTTATCGACTCCAATGAAATGATGAAAGATTGGGAGTGCATGACAGATTTGTTAATGGAAGACCCTGGGCCAGATGAAGAGTCACTGGACGACAGGCAGGAAACTAGTTTGATTGAATTAATGACATGTTGCATCAAACAGGCCGCAACTGGAGAACCACCTGTCGGACGGGGGCCTACTAGAAAA ATTACCACCgccaaagaaacaaaacaagctcAAGATGATCGTGTAAGGCTCACCGAACATTATATACAAACCCTTCCTCTGTTACTCGGAAAATACATTGCGGATCCAGAAAAGGTGGCAAACCTTCTCTTAATTCCTCAGTATTTCGATATGGAAATCTATACTACCTCCCGGCAAGAAAAG AATTTAGAAACACTGTTACGATTAATGCAAAATGTGGTAGAGAGGCATACTGAAACAGAAGTACTTGAAAACTGTGCCAAAACACTGGAAATTTTATGTACTGAAGATCATGCAATCTATTCTCGTTGTGACGTGATACGGAGCACTTTAGTCGATCGGTTGGTTAACAAACTACGTGAAGTTTTTGACGAACACGAAACGCTGATTGCCGGT GAAGAAGAACCCAATGAAGATGAGATGTTTGCTCTGGTGTcaagtttgaaaaaagttGCCATTTTCTGGTCGTGCCACAATCTTGGTCCATGGAACCTATGGGATCCTCTCTTCAACGCTGTTCGAGATGCCAAAGACGGAAGCCGATCAATGCCGCCTGAA gcTATTAAATATTGCATTTCAGCTTGTTATTCCGCTATTTTATGGGAACTTCTACAACTCGAAAACGGTTCTGGACGAGGAACTTCTGCTGCGCAGCAACAAAAGCAGCTAAGAGATCATCTAGATGCCTACATTCCGTTGATGACTGAGCTTGTAATCACTTCAAACGTTGCCCTTTTTAGGGAAGAG GCATACATATCTGTGTGTGATTTACTCATCTCATTTTGCAAGCAACTAGAAGATAATCCACTTCTGAGACCGCTTGTATATGAACCTGATCGCGGCCTACAGCAGACTCTGAATGACTTCATTCAAACCTACGTGTTTGTtgaagatgaagacgaagaacAGGATGAACATACGAAAATCGAGGAGTTGCACAAACGTCGAAGCTACTTGTCAAGCTTTTGCAAACTGGTTGTCTATAACGTCTTGCCTATAAAAACTGCAGCAGACGTTTTTCGACATTACGTGAAGTATTACAACGACTATGGTGACATCATTAAAACAACGCTAGGAAAAGCCAGAGAAATCAACAAAGTGAGCTGCGCGAGAACTATGGTTCTTAGCCTCTCCATGCTGTTTCGCGAACTTCATCGGGATGCTGGAAGCCGCATAGATCGTCAATCAGAAGAATTCGTGAGTGTCAAG GAATTAGCGAAAAGATTCGCCCTTTCCTTCGGTCTCGATGCATTGAAAAACCGCGAAGCTATCACCGCCCTGCACAGAGATGCTATTCTCTTTGCCACCAATCCACTTGAAAATCCAAATGATCCAACTGGTCCTCCACCTAATTTAGCGTTTCTTGAAATCGGTGCCGAGTTCACAAACAAACTTTTGAAGCAAGACAAGCGGATGGTTCTCCAGTTTTTGGATCGAATCCTTACAATGGGCATGCCTTCATCTCGGGGTGAGGAGTGGCAACCGCTGTTGCTGTATCGCAACTCTTTGGTCCACGGTGAGACTGATCTACCCCCACAGACTGCCAGGCGTGCATACGGAAGACGTCGCCGGGAAGCAG GTGGTGACGATGGCGAAAACGTCGATGACAACGATGACGCTGGTTCAGATCAGGATTTTACTGG TTATTAA
- the LOC116917581 gene encoding cohesin subunit SA-1 isoform X2: MLRRGGKRIRMDDPPEDYEPPFTPYSIQPQTPMDQQSTFGGQYGQYNDNVSMHYDSGPNSNLDYDQNIGQVQQNMNAFHPSHLEEATTSSLPGGRGRMTRSSRGRRHTAITNPQRVISSPEDTPVPTPSPAPRRRGRPRKNPVLEHSSVDDESTLFSIIRSGKSSLQQIVDEWIEQYKADRDSGLRAIMQFFISASGCKGKITSQMQSSMEHAAIIRRMTEEFDEESGEYPMIMSGPQWKKFRSNFCDFVQTLVKQCQYSIIYDQYLMDNVISLLTGLSDSQVRAFRHTATLAGNFSYNIRLPDNVNFFFLFFFLYFTAMKLMTALVDVALTVSIHLDNTSRQYEAERQKTRDKRASDRLEALLAKHQELEENMDEIKNMLTYTFKSVFVHRYRDIVPEIRAICMAEIGIWMKRFPQNFLDDSYLKYIGWTLHDKVGDVRLKCLQALQPLYASEELKGKLELFTSKFKDRVVSMTLDKEYDVAVQAVRLIISIHKYHREILSDKDCEAVYELVFSSHRAVAQAAGEFLNERLFTLDDTTPPALRTHRGKKRLPNTPLIRDLVQFFIESELHEHGAYLVDSLIDSNEMMKDWECMTDLLMEDPGPDEESLDDRQETSLIELMTCCIKQAATGEPPVGRGPTRKITTAKETKQAQDDRVRLTEHYIQTLPLLLGKYIADPEKVANLLLIPQYFDMEIYTTSRQEKNLETLLRLMQNVVERHTETEVLENCAKTLEILCTEDHAIYSRCDVIRSTLVDRLVNKLREVFDEHETLIAGEEEPNEDEMFALVSSLKKVAIFWSCHNLGPWNLWDPLFNAVRDAKDGSRSMPPEAIKYCISACYSAILWELLQLENGSGRGTSAAQQQKQLRDHLDAYIPLMTELVITSNVALFREEAYISVCDLLISFCKQLEDNPLLRPLVYEPDRGLQQTLNDFIQTYVFVEDEDEEQDEHTKIEELHKRRSYLSSFCKLVVYNVLPIKTAADVFRHYVKYYNDYGDIIKTTLGKAREINKVSCARTMVLSLSMLFRELHRDAGSRIDRQSEEFVSVKELAKRFALSFGLDALKNREAITALHRDAILFATNPLENPNDPTGPPPNLAFLEIGAEFTNKLLKQDKRMVLQFLDRILTMGMPSSRGEEWQPLLLYRNSLVHGETDLPPQTARRAYGRRRREAGGDDGENVDDNDDAGSDQDFTGY, translated from the exons ATGCTTCGTAGAGGAGGGAAAAGAATAAGGATGGATGATCCTCCTGAAGATTATGAACCACCTTTTACGCCTTACTCGATTCAACCACAAACCCCCATGGATCAGCAAag CACATTTGGTGGGCAATATGGACAGTACAATGATAATGTTTCTATGCATTATGATTCTGGACCTAATTCCAACTTAGACTATGATCAAAATATTGGTCAAGTGCAACAGAATATGAATGCATTTCATCCAAGTCATCTGGAAGAAGCAACCACATCAAGTTTACCTGGTGGACGTGGACGCATGACTCGCAGTTCTCGAGGCAGAA gaCATACAGCTATTACAAACCCTCAGAGGGTAATATCTAGCCCAGAAGACACTCCTGTTCCAACTCCAAGTCCTGCCCCTCGACGAAGAGGACGCCCAAGGAAAAATCCTGTTTTGGAGCACTCGTCTGTTGACGATGAAAGTACCTTGTTCTCCATCATCAGATCTGGCAAAAGTTCTTTACAG CAAATTGTAGATGAGTGGATCGAGCAGTACAAAGCTGATCGCGACTCAGGTTTGCGTGCCATAATGCAGTTTTTTATCAGCGCTTCAGGTTGTAAAGGAAAAATAACCTCTCAAATGCAGAGTAGCATGGAACATGCGGCCATTATCCGCCGTATGACTGAAGAATTTGACGAG GAAAGTGGAGAATATCCAATGATTATGTCGGGTCCACAATGGAAGAAATTTCGGAGCAATTTCTGTGACTTTGTGCAAACGCTTGTGAAGCAGTGTCAATACTCCATCATATATGATCAATATCTGATGGACAATGTTATTTCACTCCTAACTGGCTTATCTGATTCGCAAGTTCGAGCATTTCGCCATACTGCTACTTTAGCTGGTAACTTCTCCTATAATATCCGTTTGCCCGACAacgtaaacttttttttcctttttttttttttatattttacagCGATGAAATTAATGACTGCGTTAGTTGATGTTGCCCTAACAGTGTCGATCCATCTTGATAACACTTCTCGTCAGTATGAAGCTGAACGACAGAAAACCCGAGATAAGCGAGCAAGTGATCGTTTGGAAGCCTTGCTCGCCAAGCATCAAGAACTCGAAGAAAATATGGACGAGATAAAGAACATGTTGACCTATACATTTAAGTCAGTTTTTGTCCATCGCTATCGCGACATTGTTCCAGAAATACGAGCCATTTGTATGGCAGAAATCGGCATATGGATGAAACGATTCCCACAAAATTTCCTTGATGATTCTTACCTTAAGTATATTGGGTGGACTTTACATGACAAAGTAGGGGATGTTCGCCTGAAATGTCTGCAGGCACTTCAACCACTCTATGCATCGGAAGAACTTAAAGGCAAGTTGGAATTGTTTACCAGCAAATTCAAG GACCGTGTCGTTTCAATGACATTAGACAAAGAGTATGACGTAGCAGTTCAAGCAGTTCGTTTAATTATCAGCATTCACAAGTATCATCGAGAAATATTGTCCGATAAGGACTGTGAAGCTGTTTACGAGCTGGTCTTCTCCTCTCACCGTGCTGTTGCGCAAGCTGCTGGCGAGTTTCTGAATGAGCGGCTTTTTACACTTGACGATACCACTCCTCCGGCTCTTCGCACTCATCGTGGAAAAAAGAGATTGCCTAACACACCTCTTATTCGCGATTTGGTTCAGTTTTTCATTGAATCGGAG TTGCATGAACATGGAGCATATTTGGTCGATTCCCTTATCGACTCCAATGAAATGATGAAAGATTGGGAGTGCATGACAGATTTGTTAATGGAAGACCCTGGGCCAGATGAAGAGTCACTGGACGACAGGCAGGAAACTAGTTTGATTGAATTAATGACATGTTGCATCAAACAGGCCGCAACTGGAGAACCACCTGTCGGACGGGGGCCTACTAGAAAA ATTACCACCgccaaagaaacaaaacaagctcAAGATGATCGTGTAAGGCTCACCGAACATTATATACAAACCCTTCCTCTGTTACTCGGAAAATACATTGCGGATCCAGAAAAGGTGGCAAACCTTCTCTTAATTCCTCAGTATTTCGATATGGAAATCTATACTACCTCCCGGCAAGAAAAG AATTTAGAAACACTGTTACGATTAATGCAAAATGTGGTAGAGAGGCATACTGAAACAGAAGTACTTGAAAACTGTGCCAAAACACTGGAAATTTTATGTACTGAAGATCATGCAATCTATTCTCGTTGTGACGTGATACGGAGCACTTTAGTCGATCGGTTGGTTAACAAACTACGTGAAGTTTTTGACGAACACGAAACGCTGATTGCCGGT GAAGAAGAACCCAATGAAGATGAGATGTTTGCTCTGGTGTcaagtttgaaaaaagttGCCATTTTCTGGTCGTGCCACAATCTTGGTCCATGGAACCTATGGGATCCTCTCTTCAACGCTGTTCGAGATGCCAAAGACGGAAGCCGATCAATGCCGCCTGAA gcTATTAAATATTGCATTTCAGCTTGTTATTCCGCTATTTTATGGGAACTTCTACAACTCGAAAACGGTTCTGGACGAGGAACTTCTGCTGCGCAGCAACAAAAGCAGCTAAGAGATCATCTAGATGCCTACATTCCGTTGATGACTGAGCTTGTAATCACTTCAAACGTTGCCCTTTTTAGGGAAGAG GCATACATATCTGTGTGTGATTTACTCATCTCATTTTGCAAGCAACTAGAAGATAATCCACTTCTGAGACCGCTTGTATATGAACCTGATCGCGGCCTACAGCAGACTCTGAATGACTTCATTCAAACCTACGTGTTTGTtgaagatgaagacgaagaacAGGATGAACATACGAAAATCGAGGAGTTGCACAAACGTCGAAGCTACTTGTCAAGCTTTTGCAAACTGGTTGTCTATAACGTCTTGCCTATAAAAACTGCAGCAGACGTTTTTCGACATTACGTGAAGTATTACAACGACTATGGTGACATCATTAAAACAACGCTAGGAAAAGCCAGAGAAATCAACAAAGTGAGCTGCGCGAGAACTATGGTTCTTAGCCTCTCCATGCTGTTTCGCGAACTTCATCGGGATGCTGGAAGCCGCATAGATCGTCAATCAGAAGAATTCGTGAGTGTCAAG GAATTAGCGAAAAGATTCGCCCTTTCCTTCGGTCTCGATGCATTGAAAAACCGCGAAGCTATCACCGCCCTGCACAGAGATGCTATTCTCTTTGCCACCAATCCACTTGAAAATCCAAATGATCCAACTGGTCCTCCACCTAATTTAGCGTTTCTTGAAATCGGTGCCGAGTTCACAAACAAACTTTTGAAGCAAGACAAGCGGATGGTTCTCCAGTTTTTGGATCGAATCCTTACAATGGGCATGCCTTCATCTCGGGGTGAGGAGTGGCAACCGCTGTTGCTGTATCGCAACTCTTTGGTCCACGGTGAGACTGATCTACCCCCACAGACTGCCAGGCGTGCATACGGAAGACGTCGCCGGGAAGCAG GTGGTGACGATGGCGAAAACGTCGATGACAACGATGACGCTGGTTCAGATCAGGATTTTACTGG TTATTAA
- the LOC116917581 gene encoding cohesin subunit SA-1 isoform X3, protein MLRRGGKRIRMDDPPEDYEPPFTPYSIQPQTPMDQQSSTFGGQYGQYNDNVSMHYDSGPNSNLDYDQNIGQVQQNMNAFHPSHLEEATTSSLPGGRGRMTRSSRGRRHTAITNPQRVISSPEDTPVPTPSPAPRRRGRPRKNPVLEHSSVDDESTLFSIIRSGKSSLQQIVDEWIEQYKADRDSGLRAIMQFFISASGCKGKITSQMQSSMEHAAIIRRMTEEFDEESGEYPMIMSGPQWKKFRSNFCDFVQTLVKQCQYSIIYDQYLMDNVISLLTGLSDSQVRAFRHTATLAAMKLMTALVDVALTVSIHLDNTSRQYEAERQKTRDKRASDRLEALLAKHQELEENMDEIKNMLTYTFKSVFVHRYRDIVPEIRAICMAEIGIWMKRFPQNFLDDSYLKYIGWTLHDKVGDVRLKCLQALQPLYASEELKGKLELFTSKFKDRVVSMTLDKEYDVAVQAVRLIISIHKYHREILSDKDCEAVYELVFSSHRAVAQAAGEFLNERLFTLDDTTPPALRTHRGKKRLPNTPLIRDLVQFFIESELHEHGAYLVDSLIDSNEMMKDWECMTDLLMEDPGPDEESLDDRQETSLIELMTCCIKQAATGEPPVGRGPTRKITTAKETKQAQDDRVRLTEHYIQTLPLLLGKYIADPEKVANLLLIPQYFDMEIYTTSRQEKNLETLLRLMQNVVERHTETEVLENCAKTLEILCTEDHAIYSRCDVIRSTLVDRLVNKLREVFDEHETLIAGEEEPNEDEMFALVSSLKKVAIFWSCHNLGPWNLWDPLFNAVRDAKDGSRSMPPEAIKYCISACYSAILWELLQLENGSGRGTSAAQQQKQLRDHLDAYIPLMTELVITSNVALFREEAYISVCDLLISFCKQLEDNPLLRPLVYEPDRGLQQTLNDFIQTYVFVEDEDEEQDEHTKIEELHKRRSYLSSFCKLVVYNVLPIKTAADVFRHYVKYYNDYGDIIKTTLGKAREINKVSCARTMVLSLSMLFRELHRDAGSRIDRQSEEFVSVKELAKRFALSFGLDALKNREAITALHRDAILFATNPLENPNDPTGPPPNLAFLEIGAEFTNKLLKQDKRMVLQFLDRILTMGMPSSRGEEWQPLLLYRNSLVHGETDLPPQTARRAYGRRRREAGGDDGENVDDNDDAGSDQDFTGY, encoded by the exons ATGCTTCGTAGAGGAGGGAAAAGAATAAGGATGGATGATCCTCCTGAAGATTATGAACCACCTTTTACGCCTTACTCGATTCAACCACAAACCCCCATGGATCAGCAAag CAGCACATTTGGTGGGCAATATGGACAGTACAATGATAATGTTTCTATGCATTATGATTCTGGACCTAATTCCAACTTAGACTATGATCAAAATATTGGTCAAGTGCAACAGAATATGAATGCATTTCATCCAAGTCATCTGGAAGAAGCAACCACATCAAGTTTACCTGGTGGACGTGGACGCATGACTCGCAGTTCTCGAGGCAGAA gaCATACAGCTATTACAAACCCTCAGAGGGTAATATCTAGCCCAGAAGACACTCCTGTTCCAACTCCAAGTCCTGCCCCTCGACGAAGAGGACGCCCAAGGAAAAATCCTGTTTTGGAGCACTCGTCTGTTGACGATGAAAGTACCTTGTTCTCCATCATCAGATCTGGCAAAAGTTCTTTACAG CAAATTGTAGATGAGTGGATCGAGCAGTACAAAGCTGATCGCGACTCAGGTTTGCGTGCCATAATGCAGTTTTTTATCAGCGCTTCAGGTTGTAAAGGAAAAATAACCTCTCAAATGCAGAGTAGCATGGAACATGCGGCCATTATCCGCCGTATGACTGAAGAATTTGACGAG GAAAGTGGAGAATATCCAATGATTATGTCGGGTCCACAATGGAAGAAATTTCGGAGCAATTTCTGTGACTTTGTGCAAACGCTTGTGAAGCAGTGTCAATACTCCATCATATATGATCAATATCTGATGGACAATGTTATTTCACTCCTAACTGGCTTATCTGATTCGCAAGTTCGAGCATTTCGCCATACTGCTACTTTAGCTG CGATGAAATTAATGACTGCGTTAGTTGATGTTGCCCTAACAGTGTCGATCCATCTTGATAACACTTCTCGTCAGTATGAAGCTGAACGACAGAAAACCCGAGATAAGCGAGCAAGTGATCGTTTGGAAGCCTTGCTCGCCAAGCATCAAGAACTCGAAGAAAATATGGACGAGATAAAGAACATGTTGACCTATACATTTAAGTCAGTTTTTGTCCATCGCTATCGCGACATTGTTCCAGAAATACGAGCCATTTGTATGGCAGAAATCGGCATATGGATGAAACGATTCCCACAAAATTTCCTTGATGATTCTTACCTTAAGTATATTGGGTGGACTTTACATGACAAAGTAGGGGATGTTCGCCTGAAATGTCTGCAGGCACTTCAACCACTCTATGCATCGGAAGAACTTAAAGGCAAGTTGGAATTGTTTACCAGCAAATTCAAG GACCGTGTCGTTTCAATGACATTAGACAAAGAGTATGACGTAGCAGTTCAAGCAGTTCGTTTAATTATCAGCATTCACAAGTATCATCGAGAAATATTGTCCGATAAGGACTGTGAAGCTGTTTACGAGCTGGTCTTCTCCTCTCACCGTGCTGTTGCGCAAGCTGCTGGCGAGTTTCTGAATGAGCGGCTTTTTACACTTGACGATACCACTCCTCCGGCTCTTCGCACTCATCGTGGAAAAAAGAGATTGCCTAACACACCTCTTATTCGCGATTTGGTTCAGTTTTTCATTGAATCGGAG TTGCATGAACATGGAGCATATTTGGTCGATTCCCTTATCGACTCCAATGAAATGATGAAAGATTGGGAGTGCATGACAGATTTGTTAATGGAAGACCCTGGGCCAGATGAAGAGTCACTGGACGACAGGCAGGAAACTAGTTTGATTGAATTAATGACATGTTGCATCAAACAGGCCGCAACTGGAGAACCACCTGTCGGACGGGGGCCTACTAGAAAA ATTACCACCgccaaagaaacaaaacaagctcAAGATGATCGTGTAAGGCTCACCGAACATTATATACAAACCCTTCCTCTGTTACTCGGAAAATACATTGCGGATCCAGAAAAGGTGGCAAACCTTCTCTTAATTCCTCAGTATTTCGATATGGAAATCTATACTACCTCCCGGCAAGAAAAG AATTTAGAAACACTGTTACGATTAATGCAAAATGTGGTAGAGAGGCATACTGAAACAGAAGTACTTGAAAACTGTGCCAAAACACTGGAAATTTTATGTACTGAAGATCATGCAATCTATTCTCGTTGTGACGTGATACGGAGCACTTTAGTCGATCGGTTGGTTAACAAACTACGTGAAGTTTTTGACGAACACGAAACGCTGATTGCCGGT GAAGAAGAACCCAATGAAGATGAGATGTTTGCTCTGGTGTcaagtttgaaaaaagttGCCATTTTCTGGTCGTGCCACAATCTTGGTCCATGGAACCTATGGGATCCTCTCTTCAACGCTGTTCGAGATGCCAAAGACGGAAGCCGATCAATGCCGCCTGAA gcTATTAAATATTGCATTTCAGCTTGTTATTCCGCTATTTTATGGGAACTTCTACAACTCGAAAACGGTTCTGGACGAGGAACTTCTGCTGCGCAGCAACAAAAGCAGCTAAGAGATCATCTAGATGCCTACATTCCGTTGATGACTGAGCTTGTAATCACTTCAAACGTTGCCCTTTTTAGGGAAGAG GCATACATATCTGTGTGTGATTTACTCATCTCATTTTGCAAGCAACTAGAAGATAATCCACTTCTGAGACCGCTTGTATATGAACCTGATCGCGGCCTACAGCAGACTCTGAATGACTTCATTCAAACCTACGTGTTTGTtgaagatgaagacgaagaacAGGATGAACATACGAAAATCGAGGAGTTGCACAAACGTCGAAGCTACTTGTCAAGCTTTTGCAAACTGGTTGTCTATAACGTCTTGCCTATAAAAACTGCAGCAGACGTTTTTCGACATTACGTGAAGTATTACAACGACTATGGTGACATCATTAAAACAACGCTAGGAAAAGCCAGAGAAATCAACAAAGTGAGCTGCGCGAGAACTATGGTTCTTAGCCTCTCCATGCTGTTTCGCGAACTTCATCGGGATGCTGGAAGCCGCATAGATCGTCAATCAGAAGAATTCGTGAGTGTCAAG GAATTAGCGAAAAGATTCGCCCTTTCCTTCGGTCTCGATGCATTGAAAAACCGCGAAGCTATCACCGCCCTGCACAGAGATGCTATTCTCTTTGCCACCAATCCACTTGAAAATCCAAATGATCCAACTGGTCCTCCACCTAATTTAGCGTTTCTTGAAATCGGTGCCGAGTTCACAAACAAACTTTTGAAGCAAGACAAGCGGATGGTTCTCCAGTTTTTGGATCGAATCCTTACAATGGGCATGCCTTCATCTCGGGGTGAGGAGTGGCAACCGCTGTTGCTGTATCGCAACTCTTTGGTCCACGGTGAGACTGATCTACCCCCACAGACTGCCAGGCGTGCATACGGAAGACGTCGCCGGGAAGCAG GTGGTGACGATGGCGAAAACGTCGATGACAACGATGACGCTGGTTCAGATCAGGATTTTACTGG TTATTAA